The segment CCTTGGTTTTGGTTGTAATTTGGTATCTGAGCATGAGAGCAGCTGCTGATTTCTGAGATGTAGAACGTGTGTAACGAGCATGATACGTTTGAAGATCATGTTACCTCTTCTCATAGCGCCGGATCAGACGTGGGCAGTTTCCGTTCCTTGCATATGGATGTAAGAATTTCTCTCTCGATtacccatcacccatctcctctccccaACAAATTAGTAAAATCTAAACCCCCCTTCCAGTCATCCGAGCATACTAATCCATTTCCCCCCACAGTATCGTCGAAGCCAACCTCGTAATTGTCTGCGGATCCTTTCCCATCATCCTGCAATTCGCAAAACACGTTGCGCCCAACTGGGTCGGCGAAACCACATGCGGTTCTTTAGAAAACTCGGGCTCTCGCCTATGTGATCTCGAAACCATCGGACAGAAGTcctcgaagaagaaaagatttagATATGGAATCGATTCGTTGGATGATCatagttttgatttgaaGCTGGATGGAAGGTGTGTGGAACATAGGGTTGAGATCACGGCGATTGGGAGAGCGTTGACGAGGGAGAGGAGTAATGGGACTATGGAGGATATCGGGATTGAACCGTATGGAAAGTGAAGATTATTGTTTACTCATGTGGcgtttttttatataaaaaaaaaaggaatttgtttgtaggatttaataaatatactGATGAATTTAAAGAGCGAGTTGGGTTACAGAGACACGCGAGTTTTATTCACAGCATTACTATCTACTCTTGTTTATGATTACGGGCATAGTTCAAGCAGCTGGTAAGAGTAAAGAGCACAATTAATCCCCAATGCAATggctattttttttttttgcaaaAACTACTTGAAGAGAGGACTTAGTGGTCAGATCCAAGTGGAATACCTCTCAACACCTACGCTACTCCCTAGTTAGTTAAGACATAGCACAAGCACTTAACATTCATTTGTCAAAGCACGTCTACACTTGCAATACAAGCAATCCACAAAAACTTAAACTGTATTTTTCGTTCATGTTTGATTGATCTCATGAGATGCTACATACAGAACTCCTCTCGAAGACTCGATAAACGAGGTCCCGAATGACAACAACTCCTTTCACCCAGTCTTGTCAAACCATTCCCAacccttttttctttctttctttctttctttccttttcaagaaagaaatccTCTAAACAGACCCCACAGCCTTGACAATAAATGCGCTTGCGGTGGGTGCATCATCCGAGTATGTCAAATCTAGAACATTCACATCATCAGTCAAGGTATTCCCGAAATACTCCATCTagatctcaaatctcaaacacCCCCCCCTATcgaacaaaaaaaaaaaaactcaaaaaacTCACGTGTAGTAAATCCTCCACTTCCGGTACAGATAATATCCTGGTCATGGCAAATACTCAACACCTTACTGCTTGGTACTGTTCCCACAGCCTGGCCGTAGTCTGGGTCGCCAAACATGACCACTGCGGCAATCTTGGCCGTTACAGCTGCAGAGAGAGTCTTAGCAGCATTGTGGACGAGTTGAGCGCCTTGGGAGTAACCGGATAAGACAAGTTTGGCGGAGGGACATTTGGTGGAAGCGTAGTTGGTGAGGTTGGCCATGGAGGTGGAGCCGGCTGAGTCGCCACCGACGAGGTAGCTGGAGGGAGGGTTAGTTTTGGGTGAGAAGGAGAGATGGAATTGACATACCCCAATACACTGGCCGAATATTCAACACCCTGCACTGTAACTTTGGCAGTTGTAAGTGCAGCTCTCAAGTCGGTGAAGACGTAGGGTCCGACGTCTTGGCCGACATTTCCCTCTGGAATATTGTTAGTGAGATGATTTTGGACAACCGCAGAGAATGCAAGGGAGATTCAGATAGCAGAAGGAAAATAAGGAAGGGAGAGATGATATAATCATGAAAAAGACGAAATCTCAACACAAACATACCTTCATTAGTACCCCTTGCGAAAATCACAATAACGGGCTTGCAAGCATCAGTAGTCAAGCCATTCTCTGTAGTTACAACGGCAGCAGCTTTTTCAAAGAAGTGTGCGGTTGTAGCAAGGTGCTCAGTGGTTGTTACTTGGGATTCTGTTGCTGTATTGACTTCCGATTCTGCAACTGGAAGAGCGAAGGCAAGGGAAGAGACcgaaaggagaagggggatTGAGAATCTCATTTTGAGAGTGCGAATTTCCCTGGACGGAGCCTGGTTGAAGAAGGGGTATGGGAATGGAGTGAGGGTGAAGcgagaggagatggaaggaCCGAAGAGAGTACAATGAAGATGGCACTCGAGCTTACGGATTCTCTAGAGATGGAGGGGGAGCGAGTATTTATGTTTGGACCAAGCCTCATTTCTGTTCCAGTTTCATTGTAATGCTCCTGTTGTTGTCTCCTCTTCTAAATGGATATCCCGAGGTCGTTGCGGTAAACACTcgcatacacacacacatacatacggACCAGGCTAATCGGAGTCACGTATCAACATAGGAAGTCCGAATACATCTATGCACCTGCATGTAAtgccaaattcaaaatagCTCCCCAACCAAATCCCTCTTTGGTTTTCCACATTCACGCCCACTCTTCTCATACCCAGATTTTATCCACTTTCCATCTCTAGCCAAGAAGAGAATCGAGTCCAAGCTCCATATAGTTCATTTTTCTCTCATTTATTTGGTAAATCGGTTCCCGTTTGAACTTAGCCAAATTAAAGATCACACCCTCTTCCAAATGGTGTGGGTTTCGGACCTGCGTATAGATGCAGGtgataaagaattgaagatccGACCTGCCtgtattgatatataacaCCGTAACTCTGAGCATTAGTTGTACACCAATGGTATTGGCATTAACATTACTATTGGGATATAGTAACAGCCTCGGCTCTCTTGATGAGATGCGGAGGAAAAGAGGGTGGAGAAAGTTCGATAGATGTTCTATTCTTTAAACTTTCGGGCTTAGGTCTTGGCTGCGGGTATAGATGGATTCGGGTGGACGTCGAATCTCCGGGTGAGTGTATCTTCctagaaaggaaagaagatatgGGTTGGCGCGCATACCTCGAAGTCGATTGTTGAAGTGATTGTTTTATCTTAATGACTTCCATGGAGATTTGCGCCAGAAACACTTTCTTGGCCGTTTCCGAATAGTATTTCgtatcttttgatattgctGTCATATTGGTGTTTAATTCCGGTCTTATCTTACTTTCAGATGTTGTAATCCACAGTCCTATAGTTTGCATTCCGCTTTGCACGTGCAGGAGGAGTACAGCACTATATGcaatataaatccaataCTTCTGGATACCTGCAGCACCCAAGAATATCCAATCGAGCCAGCCAATCCAAATTGAATCGCTTAAAATAGTCTGCTTCTACGACCATGAAGATTCATGTGAGATTCTCTTTCgttcaattcatccatccgCATGTCTTCCCAACAAAGACCACTAATCCGTTTGCTGTATCATTGGCAATAAAGACTGCTACACATAATTGCCCATTCCTGACAGaaaacaaagcaaagaaaagagagcCAGACAACCAAAGCTGGTACCCACTTGAGCACCTTGGCCCCTACTATCTTCCCAGCTCGCGGTGCTCCAAGTGACAGCTGCCCCGAATCTCCCGAAATCTCCCCACAAACACCATTCCCTCCGATAGCCAACCTCCAGCAAGATGGCAAAACTGCGGGGGTGGAGTCCTCTACCTAGTAAATTCTCCCCCCCCACCCGACTAATTTTCCGTCTTCGGGCATGTACTCCGTGTATAACTTACTAATCTCTGCAACCTGCCCACTCCACTCCTTCACACCGTTTTCCGTCAACAGAATAAGGATTAACTACCGACATACATCGAACATGACACGAACTGTATGCGGAATTCTTGGGGTGCATGTCACTTATGCAAGAGAGGTATATGGAGTCAAGGGCTATCCATAATAGGAAGGAGGTTATGTGATTAAGATCATTCGGTCTTTTCTTCACTGCACTTTCGGAGGATGAAGTGATTAGAAAAGGAGATTTAGGGTTGTTAATTACATCATTTTATTATGGAAGATTTTTCCTCGGATCTTTTACCCCATAATCTCCCTTGGCATTGATCTTTTTGACTGGGCATCAATTTCTACCGAGGCctgatatatatgaaaatagAGTTGAGGTATGTAGAGTAAAGAGAAAATTTTGAGACTATATTGTACTTCGTAGCAATCTCGAGAAGATTACAATGATTCTCAATGCAGAATTGACCACAAGTACTATTTGCAATTATTCAAGCATACAGCCACAGATAATCCGGCCTATCTCCCAATCTTTTCACCATACACTATACAAAAGTACCCAGTAAATATTTCCAGATTTCTACCAACAcaattcctcatctccaaTATAGCCAATACAAAATCCCACCTCCTTCCctcatctcaaaatctttctcctaccaatcaatccaaacCCCACCCGGTAAAACTCCCCTCATAACTCCCCAATGCCCCTTCGCACTTTTAACCTGCCACTCCTGCAACCTCCCAGTCTCATTCCTCCTTAATACGCCCGCAaaagcttcttctcctttctcttctcccagCTTTAACTCTTCGTCTTCTATCTCCCACTTTGGTAATAAAAATGCTCTTCTCGCATTACTTCTCAAAAAGTCCTTTTCAATTGGTTTGCGGAATGTGATTGATGGCGCAGAAGTTTCAGGACCCAAAGAAGGCGTTTCGGAAAGAGGTTTTGTGCAAAAGATTACCATGTTAGTGAAATCCTGTCCCGTTTCCGCAATGTGCTGATCCGTTGGTGCTTCGGCCTCACGGTAAATACGACAGGCGGAGAAGAGTGAGCGAATTGTACGATGAATGATTACGAAAGGGGGAAGAAGGAAGTCTCCAGCAAAGTTCTATAGGTAATCAGTACAAAAATCTTAAAACTTCAAGAACGATAGAACGTACAATGGCAATAACACCACCCGGTTCCAAGATATCGTGAAGATCCTTCAAAAACTCATATGTAAATAGTTCAACGGGTTCAGCCCCGCCTGTAAACACGTCGTGCACAATGTAGTTGAACTTCTTTCCTTGAGCTGCAAAATTTGACGCGACAGATACGGCGTCATCAATGATAGTTTCTTGGGGCtcaggaagagaaaagtatTTTTGAGCGAAGTCAACCACGACGGGATCAATCTCCACCAAAGTGGTATGAATTCCATGGGATATCAGAGCAGCTGGAGTAGTACCAATACCAAGACCACTATTTTGTATCAGTATAATGAACAAATTCATCGTAGAGAAATCTGGGAAACTCACATGACCAATGCACTAGCATCCTTGTCTTTAATTGGCTTTTCGACTTCAATCAAACGTATTGCCTCTAGCATCACAAAAATTCCATAAATAGGCTCAGCAAGTCCTTTAGCTTTTTCCCCATTGACCAACCACTCTCCTCCCAAAAGACTATGATCACAACGCATAGCACGGAATCCATTGCCCATCGTCAAGCTTTCAATAACGGATACATAACCAGTCAGAGATTCTTTTCGTTCAAGTATCGACCAACCATTGGCATTCATCGTACTATTAAGCTGATTTATCGCATATGGCGTTGGAACATGTATGTTAAATAATGCAGTATGGAATAGTGCTGGTAGTATCCAAAGTAGAAGTTTCGAAGGGGCAAAAGCTGAATACAAAGCCTGGAGTACAATTTGCATCCCAAGACGTGTGAAAATGATGGATTGACCAATGTATTGAGAAATCTGATTTGCGGATACATATTCCACagttttgaaaaagatgtaTGAGACAATCCCTGGTGCTGCATCGGATATCCAAGGCCATCGACCAGACGTGAGTTCTAAATCGTCCAATGTAGTAGCCGTACACGAGACGGACAGGATGAGTAAAGGTAAAAATGTGAGTCCTTCCGTAATAGGAGGTCCAAGATTAGCTCCCATATAACCACTCAACTTGAAGAGGAAATATTGAGCCACTGGAATGTAAGCCGCGATAATTGGAAGAAGCTGGACTGGTCTCCTAATTGGAAGATAACGCCTAATGAATAGGTTTGACGACCAGCCTAAGAAGCAAGCCGTCATGACTCCTTTCGAATGCCATATTCCAGCTGGATATGATCCATAGACTGGAGAGAGAGTAAGTTGAGAGACATTTGAGTATATGGCGGCGAGTGAAAGGAGGGTAGCTGATCGAGCCAAGACCCAAAGTTGAGATAAGAGAAATCTGGTTGTGGTCTCTTCTTGGGCTTTCGATGCTAAGGCTTTGAGctctttctcaaaattctcttgAGTAAATGATTGTAATTGTTCATCATTTATACTTGTTGCTTTCGATGATTTGGAAGGTTTTGGGGATGATTTTGGTGCCATGATATCtatgatttgaaattgttcGGAGAAGGGGGTGAGATGAAGGTATTTAAACACCCACCAATAATCTTATCAAGCGAAAATTGCAACAAATTAAAACTTCAACATTACTTCCGCAAGAGAAGAGGATTCGAGTTTGTATTTCAATGAACTGACATCTGAATACGTTGCGAcaattgttttgtttgaggCCAATGCGTGAATTCTGAAACGCGAAAGAACCACAAAACACGTGATGTTTTAgatgaaggaagaggaacaaGACCTCGCTCGGAGTTTGATGTTTTTGTTCCGCAAGGAAGTTTAGGATGAATTGGGTAAATTGGAGTTCTGACCATGGGATGAACTAGTTGGTTGAGATCAAGGACTTGGACGTGTACCGGTAGTTATCATTACATCgtaattcatcaattcagTGGGGCAGAACTTTCAAAGCGATGGCTCGTTGTTAGTTTGTAAagtaaatagataaataaataggtatataaataatgataCTACATTTTTAGGATAACGAAAAAGTTATACAGGATGCCATCGTTGCCCTGCGGAAGAGGGCCCAACATGAAAACCCTCGACCCCCATTGGGATGAAACATAATCATACAGGATGCCATCGTTGCCCTGCTGCCGAAGACCAAACATTAACGTCGTCGACACCCCTCGCAACTCCATCGCCAACACAACTTAGATCTTGATACCCTCCAAGATAGGCTTAGCCTCTTCACTCTTCCACCAACTGACTCCATCCTTTCCTGGGTACTCAAATTGATCCATACTTGCTGCCTTCATCTCGACACTGTATCCTGGCTCCAATGGAGTCTGGTAGTAACCACCCTTGATGACCGATGGGTGCTCGAAGTGCTCATGAAGATGGTCAACATATTCGAGGACACTCAACTTTCCACTGACTACGACGTAGTCGATGGTACTCAAATGTTGAGTATACTCTGGAAGTCCGACACCACCACTGTGTGGAACAATTGGGACACCGAACTTCTTGGCCATGAGAAGAACAGCCAAGACTTCATTGACACCTCCCATTCGGCAGGCATCAATTTGGCAGACATCGATGGCGCCGCTAGCCAAAAGTTGTTTGAAGATAACTCTGTTTTGGCACATCTCACCAGTTGCAACACCGATTCCATATGGTTTGAGAGCTTCACGAATAGCCTTGTGACCGAGAATATCATCAGGAGAAGTGGGCTCCTCGATAAACCATGGCTTGAACTCTTTGAGTTGTTGCATATATTCGATAGCTTCAGGGACAGACCAGACCTATATGATTGTTAGTTTGGAAACGGATTATCACTACTCTGATGTAACATACCTGGTTTGCATCAACCATAAGAATATTGCCCTTGTCGTAGCCAATGACTTCTCTTGCAATTGACAAACGTTCTCGATCATCTTCAACAGATGTTCCAACCTTAAGCTTGAAATGTCTGTATCCCTTGGCCAAAGTTTCCTCCAAGAGCCCCTTCATCTTATCTTTGCCATAACCCAACCATCCGGCACTTGTGGTGTAGGCAGGAACAGCCTTGTTGTTTAAGGCgtcttcaattctctttgcctttcctccctcttcaGCCTTCAACATAGCAATGGCCTCTTCAGGTGTAATAGCATCAGTGATATAACGGAAATCGATACAGCTGACGAATTCCTCAGGGCTCATGTCTGCAACAATTCTCCAGACAGGCTTGTTGAGTGTCTTTGCCCACAAATCCCAGATAGCATTGACGACGGCTCCAAGGGCAAGATGAATTACACCCTTTTCTGGGCCAATCCATCTAAGTTGCGAATCGGAAACGAGATATCTCCAGGTTTGACCCCAATTTGAGACGAGGGAGGAAAGGGTGCGTCCCTTGAGACGATCGGCGACATGATCGATTGCAGCACATACGATATCGTTTCCACGACCGATTGTGAAAGTCTGCGAGAGGAAGGATTGGTTAGCAAGGTACAAACAGAGCAATTGAAAGTAAACAAAAACGTTGTAATCGTCTTACCATGCCATGACCAGAGAACTCGGAATCGGTCTTGAGAATACAGTATGCAGAACTATAATCTCCAGCAGCGTTCATAGCATCTGAGCCCGTCTTGTCGAGGGAAGTGGGAAATCGAACATCGCGAGTATCCCAACCTGTGATTGTAACTTCAGCCATGATGGTCGATATGAGGAGAAACTGTGAGTCAAAGAGGTGAACGGATAAGTATAAGAATGGACgattgaagagagagagatagttGGAAAGAAGTGTTTGACCTACAGATTGGGAAAGAAGCAGacaaatatatacaaatttattGAGCCATTGGAACGTTTGGAAAGCAGTCAAGAGAGCATAATCGATTGGCTCAACAGTGGGGCAATTGGACCGAAGTCAAAAGTACGACGATGATTTCTGTgttgttttccttttcagTCAACGACAATCAAGGGTTTGTATTGGTGGAAGAATAGAGTTTCTGTCGACCCCGCGCTATTTTTTTGATCATTTACCTCACACGGTCCTTCTTCCAATCCTCCCTTTCCCCCATTCACTCCACCCACACTTCACTCACAACTTCACTCCAATCACACTTCACCAACCCCTCGTACCCCCTGATTCGGAACCCCCACATTGTTCGAGATTCTGgcgggagaaagaaaatccgGGTGAGACTAATTTTTTGCATCCCAGCTACTCGTACTTGCCGGGAGGTATTCATGCAATACACAATTGGCCCATCAACCCATCAACCCATCAACCCATCATACGCCAGCAAGGTCCTGCAAGCAATACTAATATCCCGAGCTCGTACTCTTTCTTAGAATCCTCCAAGAGCGCTCTATGCTCGAGGAAAGACTTGGTATAACCTCGTCCTCTTCGCATTCAATTTCCACATCATGGCTCAACTATCGTTTCGACGGCCTTCGTGGAAAACTTACACTGCACATTGTCTATTGTTTGATCAAAGCGGAACGAAGGACACCTCTCGTGACACTTCATGCATTGAAATGTCAATATCCGGGTTTGCCCCCACCTATGGTCCGAGTTATTGAGGTTGCTCAACGGTAGTATTGGGACTTCAAATAGACTCATTGCTCCACTTCGTCGATTGAGATCGCAGTCATTCATGTTGGAGGAACATTCGGTGACAGGAAAATACTCGACCATTCGTGTTTCTTATTCCTTTAAGTTTTCTTGACGGGAAAGAAAGGGTATTTTGATCACGCCCTGGGTCTTTTCGAATGACCGACGGGCAGACCCTTTCAAGTTTCATGCTAATATACCCGGAGACTTGACACCCACGAAGTTAAATCTTTCGGGGCCCATACACGGTCTTCCAGTCGGCGCTGTCAGTGCAATCAATCCTCTTACGATTCGTGCCGGGCCATTTGGCAACCGTTGCCAGCATCGATGCCAGATCTGGAGCGGTTGATACCTTATTTATGAACGAGAACAAATTTATCCATTCTTCTGGATTGATTTTCTAAATCGGGAAACTGCGCAGACGTCGATAAGTAAATGCATGCATTGCaaaatgcaaagaaagagGTTTGAGAAGATCAAGAATCAACAAAAATCTAATCATTGTTTCCTTTGGTGGGAATCAAAGCAGTATATTAATACTTCCTTACCTAGTGGTACCGGCAAGCGAGCCACTTGGCTTCCCGAGAAGTTTGTCTGGAAATTAGAGAGATTTTTGAACCCAAAAAAACTCCAATGTGTATACATGTTACAATTGCGTTGGGATGTCTCACATTTACTGTGCCGTTTTTTTCtatcaaattctcaattgGCTGGCATGCGAATAATACGTTCTATTTCGCGTTGTTTATATTTCGGGAAATACAGAATATGAATGACCCATCAAGTCGCTTTTTCAAAGCAATCAAGCTCATGCAAAGTTTTAACAACATAGGCTCCTGACCTTCACTCAGGATACGATTGGGAAGTCTCCTTAGAAATTGATCAGGAATCTAGAGTGCAATATCTTGAAATAAATGATGAACGATGTGGGTGTTTAGGCAAGGATACAATTCCTACCAACATGCTTTGTGTTGGTGTGATGCAATAGATGCATGGGCAGTACACACTACTCTCCTATCAAAAgacgaaaaaaaaatacaagtCCAAAGAATTCTCCCAGAGATGTTATTTTGTCCCTGACGATAGAGCAGTCCTTTCAAAGCGTGGCTGAGCCGAAAGTTATCTCAAATAAGAGAATGTGAAATGCTCTCCGTTTTCTATCGCTCCCTAATCattgtatggatggatactGCTGGCTAAGTTTAACGGCCATACATCGAGAATCAATAATGTCTTCCTCGGCCCACGATCCGATAACTATCAAAGTAAAGCAATTTTCAATTACTTCCGGACGCCTACTAACACTCTGTAGAGATCGAAAGTTTTCTACTGAAACGGAAcccaattctttcttcgagGAGTTACCTATCAGTCGGATTCGTTGGATTTATTGGCTAACAGGGAAGCTTGTGAACGTGGTATCAAGGCATTAGTATCTTTGGGGATCAATGTACTACATGTATCTGGGATCGACCCAAGTCAAGATCATAAGAAATGCATGGACAAGTTTATGGAAAAGGGCATTTACCTACTAATCGACATAACTACCACGTCTACGGATATCTACAGCGGTTCTCCCACATGGACAAATGAAAAATTCTCTGCTTATATGGATATGGTGGATGCATTTGCTTCATACACGAACACACTCAGATTCTATCTAGTCGATGATTCCCTTTCAGATAGTACCACTTATATAGCACCACTCTGTAAAGCAGCTGTACGAAATGTAAAAGGTTACATCAAAGCAAGAGGCTATCGTTCTATACCCATTGGGGGATACGTTTTAACTGATAGCGGTTCTGCACACGAGACCTATCGGCTGATTGCAGATTACATGGCTTGTGGAAACTCGGCCATTGATTTTTGGGTGTTGGCAGATTATTCATGGTGCGACAACTCTACGTTCACGTCTTCGAATTGCTCTCGTCTCACCGAAAGCTTTTCCGACTACCCATTACCAATATTTATCACAGACTATGCATGCGATCCCGCTATAGAAAATAACAGTAATATTGCCGGCCGGATCTTTGATGAAGTTGTCACCATATATGGCCCAAAAATGTCGGATATCTGGTCGGGTGGAATTGTGTATGAGTGGGCGACCTTCGGCGATTCAGATTTCAGTGACTATGGTAAGGAAATCTCTTTGGAAAGGTATGCAGGTTTTCTCACAGGTTTTCAACAGTTCTAGTAAATGTAACCGATGACACGATCCAGCTCAATCAGAATCATAAATCGCTTTCAACCCAACTTGCTGCGATCAATCCCTCCATGACTCAAATGTCAGCTTATACGCCAACTATTACAACAGCACCATCATGCCCGGATAGAAACGCAACTTGGGGTATATACAACCATTCAATATCTATCACATTCCGCTAATACTGACAGCCGCATCGACAATACTCCCCCCAACAGCAAATGACGTAGTATGCGACTGTATGATAGCCTCTGCACTGTAAAGTTGACCCATCAACATCAGCCAACACAATCACATCAGTTCAAGCAACTCTATGTACATCAAACTACACCACCTGTGAAGGATTTACATCGAACGCTACTTCTTCAACCTATGGCGCATTTAGCGTGTGTTCCCCTTGGCAGCAGGTTTCCTGGGCTATCAATCAATGCTACCTGAATACGGGAGATTGCTCGCAGAAAACAACAACGGCAAGTTTGCAAACTTACGAAGCTCTAAACTCTAGCTGCATCGATCTTTTAGCAAGAGCCGGTCCGTTAGGCAAAACACTTATTTGTTCAGATATAACGATTACCAATTCCacttcaaactcaaatatcGCATCCATGTCTTCAGACACCCAAGCTGATAGCTCTAGATTCTTATCTGGTGGCGCcattatctttctttccactttcAATCGAGTTTCTTCTGTCCACTTGTCCAATCTATGAATCTGGGCTCAATTACGCGAAAATTGTGAAT is part of the Botrytis cinerea B05.10 chromosome 1, complete sequence genome and harbors:
- the Bclgd1 gene encoding Bclgd1, with protein sequence MAEVTITGWDTRDVRFPTSLDKTGSDAMNAAGDYSSAYCILKTDSEFSGHGMTFTIGRGNDIVCAAIDHVADRLKGRTLSSLVSNWGQTWRYLVSDSQLRWIGPEKGVIHLALGAVVNAIWDLWAKTLNKPVWRIVADMSPEEFVSCIDFRYITDAITPEEAIAMLKAEEGGKAKRIEDALNNKAVPAYTTSAGWLGYGKDKMKGLLEETLAKGYRHFKLKVGTSVEDDRERLSIAREVIGYDKGNILMVDANQVWSVPEAIEYMQQLKEFKPWFIEEPTSPDDILGHKAIREALKPYGIGVATGEMCQNRVIFKQLLASGAIDVCQIDACRMGGVNEVLAVLLMAKKFGVPIVPHSGGVGLPEYTQHLSTIDYVVVSGKLSVLEYVDHLHEHFEHPSVIKGGYYQTPLEPGYSVEMKAASMDQFEYPGKDGVSWWKSEEAKPILEGIKI
- the Bclgd1 gene encoding Bclgd1 codes for the protein MNAAGDYSSAYCILKTDSEFSGHGMTFTIGRGNDIVCAAIDHVADRLKGRTLSSLVSNWGQTWRYLVSDSQLRWIGPEKGVIHLALGAVVNAIWDLWAKTLNKPVWRIVADMSPEEFVSCIDFRYITDAITPEEAIAMLKAEEGGKAKRIEDALNNKAVPAYTTSAGWLGYGKDKMKGLLEETLAKGYRHFKLKVGTSVEDDRERLSIAREVIGYDKGNILMVDANQVWSVPEAIEYMQQLKEFKPWFIEEPTSPDDILGHKAIREALKPYGIGVATGEMCQNRVIFKQLLASGAIDVCQIDACRMGGVNEVLAVLLMAKKFGVPIVPHSGGVGLPEYTQHLSTIDYVVVSGKLSVLEYVDHLHEHFEHPSVIKGGYYQTPLEPGYSVEMKAASMDQFEYPGKDGVSWWKSEEAKPILEGIKI